The DNA sequence TCAGGGCCCCCGCCGCGCCGAGCAGGGCCTGTGCGACCAGCTCGCGCCGGTCCGCGCGGCGGTCCTCCCGGTGCACCGCGGCCGTTTCGCGCCGCATCCGGGCCCCGAAGTGCGCGCCGAGGCCGAGCAGCCGGATCTCCTTGGCGGCGCGGTGGTCGGTGAGCAGCTGCGCGTAGAACAGCTCACGGCGGCGGCCGTGCCCGGTCGCGGCCAGCATCTCGGCCCGACGGCGGCCGATGGTCAGCTCCACCGCGAGCGCGGGCACCGCCGCGAGCGCGACGACGACCGCGAACACCGGGCCGACCGTCAGCAAGGTGCCGAGGAAACCCAGCAGGGTCACCGAGGCCTGGGCGATGGCGAGCCCGCGGGCCAGGACGTCACCGGGCGCCGACCGCCCGAACGACTGGGCCAGCTGCACCCGGTCGTGGAACCGCGGGTCTTCGAGCCGGGCCAGCCCCCGGAGGCGGCCGAGTGCCTCGTAGAGCCGCGCCTGCGCGAGTTCCGTGACCGCCCGGCCGAGCGCGGCCCGGACGTACCTCGCCGACTGCTGGGCGAGCACCGTGGCCACGCCGGTGACCGCCAGCGCGATCGCCGGCAGGACGACCGGGGCGGTGCCGCCCGCCACGAGCGCGTCGAGCACGACCTTCGTCAGCCACGCCGTGAGCACCGGCAGCGCTCCGGCGACCACGGTCAGCACCACGTCCGCGACCACCGCGCCGGGCGCGGCCCGCGTCGCGAGCGCGAGGGCGTCCCGTGCTGCCTCGGCCGTGCGCCGGTACCGTTCGCGCCGGCGCGGCCGAGCGCTCAACCACGGCCTCCGGCCACCGGTGCGGTCAGCTCTTCCAGCACGAAGCCGCGGGAAGCGATCCGGCCGTCGTCGTCCAGGACGCAGACCGCGGGGAAGCCGCGGACGCCGAACGCCGAGGCGACCGGTCCGTCGGGCGGCTCGATCACGGTGTGCGCGACGGGTTCGAACGACCGCGCCATGGCCCGGGTGTCCTCGTCGAGGTCCGTGCCGATCACGACCGCGAGCACCGCCGCCCGGCCACCCGGCTCGGCTTCCGCGCGTTCGAGGAACCGCGGCAGCTGCTCGGTGCAGGCCCCGCAGTGCGGGGTGAAGAACCCGATCAACGCCGAACCGGGGAGCCCCTCGCCCGAGACGGTCACGCCGTCGGTGGTCGACGTCGTGAACGCGCCCGGCGCCGTCCCGGGCGCGATCATGACCTCCGGTGCCGCACCCCCGCCCGCCGAAGCGGCCTCGATGGCCTTCGCGTGCTCGCGCAGCCGCCGGACGACGCCGAGCAGCAGCACGAGGTTCACCACACCGAGCACGCCGAGCACGATGTCGGCCGTGATCAAGGAAGACATGTTCCGCCCCTTCAGTTCCTGAGTTCACCGAAGAACAGGTCGAGCAGGTCGTCGAGCCGGATCACCAGGACGGCGACCAGTGAGCCGCCAGCGAGCGCGAGCAGGCCCGCGGCCGGCTCCGGTGGCACCACCGGTCCCCACACCCCCGGCAGCCCGGCCAGCGCGAGGAGCACGAGGCACGCGCTGCGCACGACGTGCCCGTACCCGATCGGCTGCGAGGAACCGCCGAAGCACCCGCACTCGGCCCGGATGCCGCGCCGGATCCGGCTGGTCAGCCCCATCGCGAACACCGAGGCCAGCGCCGCGGCCAGCAGGCACCCCAGCCACGGCCGGACCGCGAGCGCGGCGGCCGTGGTGCCCTCCGCGAAAGCGATCGCACCGGCCAGCCACACCGTGCGCCGGGCACCGACGAACCCGAACGGCCGCAAGGACGCCGCGAAAGCGGTGAACGCGGCCGGGCCGCGGACCTTGCTCAGCGCGGACACGGCGAAGACGACCGCCGGGACCCACCGGCACGCGAGCTGGATCGACGCCGTGACCATGTCCTCAGCCTGCCCCGCGGCCGCACATGTCCCGCACAGGAACCGCACAAGCAACCGGCCCCGCACGCCGAAGCGCGCGGGGCCGGGGTGGAACGCTTCCGGAACGTCAGCCGACGCCCAGGTAGGCCTCCTTGATGCTGTTGTCCGCGAGGAGCTCCTTGCCGGTGCCGGACTTGGTGATCCGGCCGGTTTCGAGCACGTACGCGCGGTGGGCGCGGGACAGCGCCTGCTGCGCGTTCTGCTCCACCAGCAGCACCGTGGTGCCCTGCTTGTTGATCTCCGTGATGATCCGGAAGATCTGCTGGATGAACTGCGGGGCGAGCCCCATCGACGGCTCGTCCAGCAGCAGCAGCTTCGGCTTCGCCATCAGCGCGCGCCCGATGGCGAGCATCTGCTGCTCGCCGCCGGACATCGTGCCGCCCATCTGCGTCTTGCGCTCCGCCAGCCGCGGGAACAGCTCGAAGACCCGCTCCAGGTCCGTGTCGAGGTCCTTGCGGTCCTTGCGGGCGTAGGCGCCCATGTCGAGGTTCTCCATCACCGTCATGCCGGGGAAGATCCCGCGGCCTTCCGGCGCCTGTGAGATGCCGCGGACCACCCGGAGGTCGCCGCGCAGCTTGGAGATGTCCTCGCCGGCGAACGTGATCTTGCCCGACGAGATCGGCCGGATGCCCGAGATGGCCCGCATCGTCGTCGACTTGCCGGCGCCGTTGGCCCCGATCAGCGTGACGATCTCGCCCTCTTCGACCGAAATGGACAGCCCGGAGACCGCCTGGATCCGTCCGTAGTGGACGGACACGTCCGACAACTCAAGCAACGTCATCGTCAGGCACCCCCAGGTAGGCCGCGATCACCGCGGGGTTCTCGCGGATCTCGGCGGGCAGTCCTTCGGCGATCTTCTTGCCGAACTCCAGCACCACGATCCGGTCGGTCACGCCCATGACGAGCTTCATGTCGTGTTCGATGAGCAGCACGGTGTAGCCGTCGTCGCGGATGGTCCGGATCAGGCCCATCAGGTCTTCCTTCTCCGCCGGGTTGAAGCCCGCCGCGGGCTCGTCCAGGCAGAGCAGCTTCGGCTCGGTGGCCAGCGCCCGCGCGATCTCCAGGCGCCGCTGGTAGCCGTAGGGCAGGTTCTTCGCCCGGTCGGCCGCGCGGTCGGCGATGCCGACGAACTCCAGCAGGGCCATCGCCTTCTCGACGGCGGCCTTCTCCTCGCGGTGGTGCCGCGGGGAGCGGACCAGCGCGCCGAGCAGGCTGGTCTTGTGCCGCGCGTCGGTGCCGACGACGACGTTCTCCAGCGCGGTCATCTCGCTGAAGAGCCGGATGTTCTGGAACGTCCGCGCGATGCCCAGCTGGGTGATGCCGTGCCGCGACGTCTTGCCCAGCGCCTTGCCCTCCAGCCGGACCTCGCCCGAGGTCGGCCGGTACACGCCGGTCATCGCGTTGAAGCACGTCGTCTTGCCCGCGCCGTTCGGCCCGATCAGGCCGAGGATCTCGCCGCGGCGGATGCCGAAGGAGATCTGGTCGAGCGCGACGAGGCCGCCGAAGCGCATCGTCACGTCGTCGACCTCGAGCAGCGTCTCGCCGACCTCGACCTCGATGTCGCGGTCCGGCGCGACGACCTCGGCGACCTCGGCTTCGTGCTCGGCCCGCTCTTCCGCCGTCATGTGCTGCAGTTCGGCGACGAGGCCGCCCTCCGCGACGACCTCGGGCCCGCCGTTCTGGGGCTCGGTCATGACTTGCTCCCCGGGGTCGGTTCGGTCTGCAGCGCGCCGTCGCTGCTGATCTGCTCACCTCGGCCCAGCAAGCGCTGGTACGCCTGCCTGCCGTAGGCGAGCAGCCGCTGGCGCGCGCCGAGCAGGCCCTGCGGCCGGAAGATCATCAGGATGATCAGCGCCAGGCC is a window from the Amycolatopsis sp. cg9 genome containing:
- a CDS encoding TlpA family protein disulfide reductase; this encodes MSSLITADIVLGVLGVVNLVLLLGVVRRLREHAKAIEAASAGGGAAPEVMIAPGTAPGAFTTSTTDGVTVSGEGLPGSALIGFFTPHCGACTEQLPRFLERAEAEPGGRAAVLAVVIGTDLDEDTRAMARSFEPVAHTVIEPPDGPVASAFGVRGFPAVCVLDDDGRIASRGFVLEELTAPVAGGRG
- a CDS encoding MauE/DoxX family redox-associated membrane protein, whose product is MVTASIQLACRWVPAVVFAVSALSKVRGPAAFTAFAASLRPFGFVGARRTVWLAGAIAFAEGTTAAALAVRPWLGCLLAAALASVFAMGLTSRIRRGIRAECGCFGGSSQPIGYGHVVRSACLVLLALAGLPGVWGPVVPPEPAAGLLALAGGSLVAVLVIRLDDLLDLFFGELRN
- a CDS encoding ABC transporter ATP-binding protein — protein: MTLLELSDVSVHYGRIQAVSGLSISVEEGEIVTLIGANGAGKSTTMRAISGIRPISSGKITFAGEDISKLRGDLRVVRGISQAPEGRGIFPGMTVMENLDMGAYARKDRKDLDTDLERVFELFPRLAERKTQMGGTMSGGEQQMLAIGRALMAKPKLLLLDEPSMGLAPQFIQQIFRIITEINKQGTTVLLVEQNAQQALSRAHRAYVLETGRITKSGTGKELLADNSIKEAYLGVG
- a CDS encoding ABC transporter ATP-binding protein — protein: MTEPQNGGPEVVAEGGLVAELQHMTAEERAEHEAEVAEVVAPDRDIEVEVGETLLEVDDVTMRFGGLVALDQISFGIRRGEILGLIGPNGAGKTTCFNAMTGVYRPTSGEVRLEGKALGKTSRHGITQLGIARTFQNIRLFSEMTALENVVVGTDARHKTSLLGALVRSPRHHREEKAAVEKAMALLEFVGIADRAADRAKNLPYGYQRRLEIARALATEPKLLCLDEPAAGFNPAEKEDLMGLIRTIRDDGYTVLLIEHDMKLVMGVTDRIVVLEFGKKIAEGLPAEIRENPAVIAAYLGVPDDDVA